One window from the genome of Flavobacterium agricola encodes:
- a CDS encoding DUF4290 domain-containing protein — protein sequence MFKDRETPSELSYNSNKDRLIIPEYGRIIVDYINRAIQIEDKEQRNQAAQYIIKVMGSFNTHLRDVPEFQHKLWDQLFIMSDFKLDVDSPYPKPVPTTSKYTAQKLDYPQRKPKYRFYGNNILNMINVAKDWEDGDMKNALIMSIANHMKKCYLKWNEESVDDSVIEAHMYELSKGAIDLRKIEDSLLATNNLIRVNKKQNAKLNQNSVLQQQNNEVGYTRTRNSHSQNASSHNNNNRRANNYANNGNDNSSSSSKNYYKNNNKKQK from the coding sequence ATGTTTAAAGATAGGGAAACCCCAAGTGAATTGTCGTATAATTCTAACAAAGACAGGTTAATAATACCTGAATATGGTAGAATTATTGTAGATTATATTAACCGAGCAATCCAAATTGAAGATAAGGAGCAACGCAACCAAGCCGCGCAATATATCATTAAAGTTATGGGAAGCTTTAATACGCATTTACGCGACGTTCCTGAATTTCAGCATAAATTATGGGATCAGTTATTTATTATGTCTGATTTTAAATTGGATGTAGATTCTCCGTATCCAAAACCCGTACCTACAACCAGTAAATACACCGCTCAAAAATTAGATTATCCGCAACGCAAACCTAAATATCGTTTTTACGGAAACAACATTTTAAACATGATTAATGTTGCCAAAGATTGGGAAGATGGCGATATGAAAAATGCTTTAATTATGTCCATTGCCAATCACATGAAAAAATGTTATTTAAAATGGAACGAAGAATCGGTTGACGATTCGGTTATTGAAGCACACATGTACGAATTATCTAAAGGCGCAATTGATTTGCGTAAAATTGAAGATTCGTTATTGGCAACCAATAATTTAATTCGAGTAAACAAAAAACAAAATGCAAAGCTGAATCAAAATTCGGTGTTGCAACAACAAAATAATGAGGTAGGATATACGCGCACACGCAATTCACACAGCCAAAACGCATCTTCTCACAACAATAACAATCGCCGTGCTAACAATTATGCAAATAACGGCAACGACAATTCTAGTAGTTCAAGCAAAAACTATTATAAAAACAACAACAAAAAACAAAAGTAA
- a CDS encoding DUF493 domain-containing protein produces the protein MNQNEQDFYKRLQEELDKSSEWPLDYLFKFIVPVSEEKVQTIKDSFQGADAKIDVRNSSTGKFTAVSIRVIMPSSQSIIDKYLELTQIEGIISL, from the coding sequence ATGAATCAAAACGAACAAGATTTTTATAAAAGACTTCAAGAAGAATTAGATAAATCTTCAGAATGGCCTTTAGATTATTTATTTAAATTTATTGTACCCGTTTCTGAAGAAAAGGTACAAACCATTAAAGATTCATTTCAAGGTGCCGATGCGAAAATTGACGTTCGTAATTCTTCTACCGGAAAATTTACTGCCGTTTCTATTCGTGTAATTATGCCATCTTCTCAAAGCATTATTGATAAGTACTTAGAACTTACGCAAATAGAAGGCATCATTTCATTATAA
- a CDS encoding ATP-binding protein — protein sequence MNNKIVVIIGGPGSGKSTIIEYLTQKGYSCYPEISRQVTLEAREQGIDQLFLEQPLLFSELLLKGRINQYQAAKHEDSKFVFIDRGIPDVIAYMDLIGDSYPEMFTNACDEHRYDHIFLLPPWEEIYVSDSERYESYEQAVQIHEHLTKTYSGFGYNLIEVPKDTVEARVDFILSHLEK from the coding sequence GTGAACAATAAAATTGTAGTAATTATTGGTGGTCCAGGATCGGGCAAATCAACCATTATAGAATATTTAACGCAAAAAGGTTATTCTTGTTATCCAGAAATATCAAGACAAGTAACTTTAGAGGCAAGAGAACAAGGAATTGATCAATTATTTTTAGAACAACCGTTACTTTTTAGTGAACTTTTACTAAAAGGGCGCATTAATCAATACCAAGCTGCTAAACACGAAGATAGTAAATTTGTTTTTATTGACCGAGGAATTCCTGATGTAATTGCATATATGGATTTAATTGGCGATAGCTACCCAGAAATGTTTACAAATGCTTGTGATGAACATCGTTACGATCATATTTTTTTATTACCACCTTGGGAAGAAATTTATGTTAGCGATAGCGAACGTTACGAAAGTTACGAACAAGCCGTACAAATACACGAACATTTAACTAAAACCTACAGTGGTTTTGGTTATAATTTAATTGAAGTTCCAAAAGATACGGTAGAAGCACGTGTTGATTTTATTTTATCGCATTTAGAAAAATAG
- a CDS encoding RecQ family ATP-dependent DNA helicase, protein MTNALDVLKKYWGFDEFRAPQNQIIESVLNGNDTLALLPTGGGKSICFQVPALMKPGICLVVSPLIALIQDQIQNLEKKNIKALTLSGGLSFTDTSNLLDNLHFGGYKFLYISPEKLQTDWIFERIQKLNINLIAIDEAHCISQWGHDFRPAYTQLKKLRESFKNIPIIALTASATPKVQADICTQLDLKNVAVFKKSFTRENLAYFVVPFQDKLYKIQQILTKNTGTSIIYVTSRKACIEIANQLNSLQFKATYFHGGISRHEKQKNMDLWLQNQVQVIVATNAFGMGIDKPDVRTVIHYHVPENLENYYQEAGRAGRDGQKAFAIILNAPHDITNTENQFLSNLPTKDFVQLIYKKLNQYFRIAYAEGQNETFTFSLEHFCMKYDLPITKTYNAIQFLDTQGVISLSKEFNNQAKMQFVVPSKEIIRYCSIYNEDANIVESILRMYPGIFEIEMAIRIEHIAAKNNTTNEKVVAVLNKLAEKQIAEIDLSTTDSKITFNQIREDELTINRIAKNIKRQNQDKIERFEAIKNYITDETLCKNKIITAYFDEAATADCGICSVCIAKKGKKTDAKSIRNNILTTIQKQPKTARELEQELQIEAEQLLSELLYLLEEEQIKVNDKNKYHI, encoded by the coding sequence ATGACCAACGCACTCGATGTTTTAAAAAAATATTGGGGATTTGATGAGTTTAGAGCACCTCAAAACCAAATCATTGAATCGGTACTAAACGGAAACGATACCTTAGCACTATTACCTACGGGCGGCGGTAAATCTATCTGTTTTCAGGTTCCGGCATTAATGAAACCCGGTATTTGTTTGGTAGTTTCTCCGCTTATTGCGTTAATTCAGGATCAGATTCAAAATTTAGAGAAAAAAAATATAAAAGCCCTCACTCTTTCTGGGGGCTTATCTTTTACAGATACCAGCAATTTGTTAGATAACTTGCACTTTGGTGGCTATAAGTTTTTATATATTTCTCCTGAAAAATTACAAACCGATTGGATTTTTGAACGCATTCAAAAATTAAACATCAATTTAATAGCGATTGATGAAGCGCATTGTATTTCACAATGGGGACATGATTTTAGACCGGCTTACACACAATTAAAAAAATTACGCGAAAGTTTTAAAAACATTCCCATTATTGCCCTTACGGCATCGGCAACACCAAAAGTGCAAGCTGATATTTGTACACAATTGGATTTAAAAAATGTTGCGGTGTTTAAAAAATCTTTCACGCGAGAAAATTTAGCCTATTTTGTAGTTCCGTTTCAAGACAAACTATACAAAATTCAACAAATACTTACCAAAAACACCGGCACCTCAATTATTTATGTAACAAGCCGAAAAGCTTGCATAGAAATTGCCAATCAATTAAATAGCTTACAATTTAAAGCAACCTATTTTCATGGAGGCATATCACGCCATGAAAAACAAAAAAACATGGATTTATGGTTGCAAAACCAAGTGCAAGTTATAGTTGCAACTAATGCTTTTGGAATGGGCATTGACAAACCCGATGTTAGAACGGTTATTCATTATCATGTACCAGAAAATCTAGAAAATTATTATCAAGAAGCTGGCCGTGCAGGGCGCGACGGACAAAAAGCATTTGCAATTATTTTAAATGCACCGCACGATATAACCAATACCGAAAATCAATTTCTTAGTAATTTACCTACTAAAGATTTTGTACAATTAATTTACAAAAAACTCAATCAATATTTCAGAATCGCCTATGCCGAAGGACAAAATGAAACCTTTACCTTTAGCCTAGAACATTTTTGTATGAAGTACGATTTGCCAATTACAAAAACCTACAATGCCATTCAGTTTTTAGACACGCAAGGCGTAATTTCTTTAAGCAAAGAATTTAACAACCAAGCCAAAATGCAATTTGTTGTACCGAGTAAAGAAATAATTCGTTATTGCAGCATTTATAATGAAGATGCAAACATTGTAGAAAGCATTTTACGCATGTACCCCGGTATTTTTGAGATAGAAATGGCAATTCGTATAGAACATATTGCTGCTAAAAACAACACAACAAACGAAAAAGTTGTTGCCGTTTTAAATAAATTGGCCGAAAAACAAATAGCAGAAATAGATTTAAGCACAACCGATTCTAAAATCACCTTCAATCAAATCAGAGAAGATGAACTAACCATTAATCGCATCGCAAAAAACATAAAAAGGCAAAATCAGGATAAAATTGAACGTTTTGAAGCGATTAAAAACTACATAACCGATGAAACGTTATGTAAAAACAAAATTATTACAGCGTATTTTGATGAAGCTGCAACAGCAGATTGTGGCATTTGTAGCGTTTGCATTGCAAAAAAAGGTAAGAAAACAGATGCAAAATCGATTCGTAATAATATTTTAACCACCATTCAAAAACAACCAAAAACTGCTCGCGAGCTAGAACAAGAATTACAAATAGAAGCCGAGCAATTATTGTCCGAACTTTTATATTTATTAGAAGAAGAACAAATTAAAGTAAACGATAAAAATAAATACCACATATAA
- the fmt gene encoding methionyl-tRNA formyltransferase, whose amino-acid sequence MEKLRIVFMGTPDFAVGILDAIQQSEHEVVGVVTVADKPAGRGQKVKYSAVKEYALANQLPLLQPTNLKADDFLTQLTALQANLFVVVAFRMLPKVVWALPKLGTFNLHASLLPEYRGAAPINWAVINGDSQTGVTTFFIDNKIDTGEMILSEATLIGPNESAGELHDRLMHLGAQVVLKTLQLIATNNVTTQKQVESANIKTAYKLNRDNCKIDWQKPGIAIHNQIRGLSPYPAAWSFLELNGEELNIKIYEAQFISENHDITTGTIITNKKQIKVAVSGGFVELLSLQLPGKKRMKSYEILNGTTFNSESKVY is encoded by the coding sequence ATGGAAAAATTACGCATTGTGTTTATGGGCACACCCGATTTTGCAGTCGGAATTTTAGATGCAATTCAACAAAGTGAACATGAAGTTGTAGGCGTGGTTACCGTTGCCGACAAACCTGCCGGACGCGGACAAAAAGTAAAATATTCTGCCGTTAAAGAATATGCTTTAGCCAATCAATTACCTTTATTACAACCAACCAATTTAAAAGCAGACGATTTTTTAACACAATTAACCGCTTTACAAGCCAATTTATTTGTTGTGGTTGCGTTTAGAATGTTACCTAAAGTTGTTTGGGCGTTACCAAAATTGGGTACATTTAATTTACATGCTTCATTATTGCCAGAATATCGTGGCGCAGCACCAATTAACTGGGCTGTTATAAATGGAGATAGCCAAACCGGAGTAACAACATTTTTCATTGATAATAAGATTGATACGGGCGAAATGATTTTAAGCGAAGCTACACTGATTGGTCCGAACGAATCTGCTGGCGAATTGCACGATCGATTAATGCATTTAGGCGCTCAAGTTGTTTTAAAAACTTTGCAGTTAATTGCTACTAACAACGTAACAACGCAAAAGCAAGTAGAATCTGCAAACATCAAAACAGCTTACAAACTAAATCGAGATAACTGTAAAATTGATTGGCAAAAACCAGGAATAGCCATTCACAACCAAATACGCGGCTTATCACCCTACCCTGCTGCTTGGTCGTTTTTAGAATTAAATGGTGAAGAATTAAACATAAAAATTTACGAAGCACAATTTATTTCAGAAAATCACGATATAACAACAGGAACAATTATAACCAATAAAAAACAAATAAAAGTTGCGGTATCAGGCGGATTTGTTGAACTTTTAAGTTTACAATTACCCGGAAAAAAACGTATGAAAAGTTACGAAATTTTAAACGGGACAACTTTTAACAGCGAATCTAAAGTATATTAA
- a CDS encoding HU family DNA-binding protein, giving the protein MNKSELIDAIAADAGITKAAAKLALESFLKNVGTTLKDGKKISLVGFGSWSVSERAAREGRNPQTGKTIKIAAKKVVKFKAGAELEAAVNK; this is encoded by the coding sequence ATGAACAAATCTGAATTAATCGATGCTATTGCTGCTGATGCAGGAATCACTAAAGCAGCTGCTAAGTTAGCTCTAGAATCATTTTTAAAAAATGTAGGAACTACGTTAAAAGACGGTAAAAAAATCTCATTAGTAGGTTTTGGATCATGGTCAGTTTCTGAAAGAGCTGCTAGAGAAGGTAGAAACCCTCAAACTGGTAAAACTATTAAAATTGCTGCTAAAAAAGTAGTTAAATTTAAAGCAGGTGCTGAATTAGAAGCTGCGGTAAACAAATAA
- a CDS encoding YqgE/AlgH family protein has translation MVVKKGNVLIAQPQSSCTDIFDKSLIFIADHHTKGSVGFILNKPLECTLNDLLPEIHADFTIYRGGPVEDENLYFIHKVPHLIPNSVKIYKNIYWGGDFSTVQQLLNSNALQDSDIMFFLGYSGWGVNQLMDEIEEEHWLVSQQQEINFTQTYNSWERKIKEHNPEMAFWINAPNNPSYN, from the coding sequence ATGGTTGTTAAAAAAGGAAATGTTTTGATTGCGCAGCCTCAAAGTTCGTGCACTGATATTTTTGATAAAAGTTTAATTTTCATTGCAGATCATCACACCAAAGGCAGCGTAGGTTTTATATTAAATAAACCCTTAGAATGTACGTTAAATGATTTGTTGCCAGAAATACATGCAGATTTCACCATTTATCGTGGCGGACCTGTTGAAGATGAAAATTTATATTTTATACATAAAGTACCGCACCTTATTCCAAATAGCGTAAAAATTTATAAAAACATATATTGGGGCGGTGATTTTAGCACTGTACAACAACTTTTAAACAGCAATGCCTTACAAGACAGCGATATTATGTTTTTTTTAGGTTATTCAGGTTGGGGTGTAAATCAGCTTATGGATGAAATTGAAGAAGAACATTGGTTGGTAAGCCAACAACAAGAAATAAATTTTACCCAAACTTACAACAGCTGGGAGCGTAAAATAAAAGAGCACAACCCAGAAATGGCTTTCTGGATTAATGCTCCTAATAATCCTTCGTACAATTAA
- a CDS encoding aminotransferase class IV translates to MYNFNGQIASEFRLAISHNRAFLYGDAVFETIKVSQNKILFLEDHYFRLMASMRILRMEIPMFFTMEFFDEQITNLINTCEPAAAYRIRITVFRESEGFYVPKTDAVSYLIHAQPLENESYFITDAPYEVELFKDYTINAQLLSTIKSTNRMVQITAGIYAKENGYDNCIILNTNKNVAEAIDSNLFLVQDNTIITPPLSDGCLNGILRKHLLRILKKDTEFVIAERAISPFDLQKADELFLTNAIKGIQPITKYRKKTFTTQVAHKVLQLLNASI, encoded by the coding sequence ATGTACAATTTTAACGGGCAAATTGCATCAGAATTTAGGCTTGCAATCAGTCACAACCGCGCATTTTTGTATGGAGATGCTGTTTTTGAAACAATTAAAGTTAGTCAAAATAAAATATTATTTTTAGAAGATCATTATTTCAGATTAATGGCTTCGATGCGTATTTTGCGAATGGAAATTCCGATGTTTTTTACAATGGAATTTTTTGACGAGCAAATAACTAATTTAATTAATACTTGTGAACCTGCAGCTGCTTATCGTATTCGAATTACTGTTTTTAGAGAAAGTGAAGGTTTTTATGTACCTAAAACCGATGCGGTTTCGTACTTAATTCATGCACAACCTTTAGAAAACGAATCGTATTTTATTACAGATGCGCCGTATGAGGTAGAGTTATTTAAAGATTATACCATTAACGCACAGCTTTTATCTACCATAAAAAGTACCAATAGAATGGTACAAATAACAGCAGGAATTTATGCTAAAGAAAATGGATATGATAATTGTATTATTTTAAACACCAATAAAAATGTTGCCGAAGCTATTGATAGCAATTTATTTTTAGTACAAGACAATACCATTATAACCCCGCCTTTAAGCGACGGTTGTTTAAACGGAATTTTACGTAAACATTTATTACGTATTTTGAAAAAAGACACGGAATTTGTGATTGCAGAAAGAGCTATTTCTCCTTTTGATTTGCAAAAAGCTGATGAGCTGTTTTTAACCAATGCCATAAAAGGTATTCAGCCTATTACCAAATACCGTAAAAAAACATTTACAACCCAAGTTGCACATAAAGTACTACAATTACTAAACGCAAGTATTTAA
- a CDS encoding START-like domain-containing protein gives MEQKVRYELEFPITSSPQLLYQYISTPSGLQEWFADNVNSRGELFTFIWDGSEEKARLASKKSGEKVKFRWQDEDEQDTDYFFELRIIEHELTKDVSLFVVDFAYEDDMKEAAQLWENQIADLKQVIGSV, from the coding sequence ATGGAACAAAAAGTTAGGTACGAGTTAGAATTTCCTATCACATCGTCACCGCAATTGTTATATCAATATATTTCTACGCCATCAGGATTACAAGAATGGTTTGCTGATAACGTAAATTCTAGAGGAGAATTATTTACTTTTATTTGGGACGGATCTGAAGAAAAAGCAAGGTTGGCCTCAAAAAAATCTGGCGAAAAAGTAAAGTTTCGTTGGCAAGATGAAGACGAGCAGGATACCGATTATTTTTTTGAATTACGTATTATTGAGCATGAATTAACCAAAGATGTTTCTTTATTTGTAGTTGATTTTGCTTACGAAGATGATATGAAAGAAGCAGCCCAACTGTGGGAAAACCAAATTGCAGATTTAAAGCAAGTGATAGGTTCTGTTTAA
- a CDS encoding helix-turn-helix domain containing protein, producing the protein MNKTHIINKLIEHYKFETNADFAKFLGIKPQVLSNWKSRNTFDIELVFNKCPEINPEWLITGKGPKKKMTSKIVEVEPEVKSKEQNKIPFLPLSQCLNKDADLLKDTQKTFVSLPGITDGDGATQVETDNMEPVLEIGDYVVYQNVPVDVKQIEYKKMYILSIYIDAKKTYQTIRYVYKSDLGSGYVKLVNEDKQYLDRNIEVSKIAALGCIKNVVKIT; encoded by the coding sequence ATGAATAAAACGCATATAATAAATAAGCTGATTGAGCATTATAAATTTGAAACTAACGCAGATTTTGCTAAATTTTTAGGAATTAAACCCCAAGTTTTATCGAATTGGAAATCAAGAAATACGTTTGATATTGAATTGGTTTTTAATAAATGTCCTGAAATTAATCCCGAATGGTTAATTACCGGTAAAGGACCTAAAAAGAAAATGACAAGTAAAATTGTTGAGGTAGAGCCCGAAGTTAAAAGCAAAGAGCAAAATAAAATTCCGTTTTTACCTTTGTCACAATGCCTAAACAAGGATGCTGATTTACTAAAAGATACCCAAAAAACATTTGTAAGCTTACCCGGAATTACCGATGGTGATGGTGCAACACAAGTTGAAACCGATAATATGGAACCTGTTTTAGAAATAGGTGATTACGTGGTGTACCAAAACGTACCGGTTGACGTAAAGCAAATTGAGTACAAAAAAATGTACATTTTATCAATTTATATTGATGCCAAAAAAACGTATCAAACCATTCGATATGTATATAAATCTGATTTAGGATCTGGTTATGTGAAGTTGGTAAATGAAGATAAACAATATTTAGATCGGAATATTGAAGTTAGCAAAATTGCTGCATTAGGATGTATTAAAAACGTTGTTAAAATTACATAA
- a CDS encoding cryptochrome/photolyase family protein — MEPNTEICLFWFRRDLRAFDNHGFYKALANNPTVVPIFIFDPEILKRFDCETDKRLAYIIEKVKQLKKSINLQVFFDQPITVFNQLVQKHTITAVYTNQDYEPQAIARDAQVKTFLATHNIAFHSFKDQVIFHENDILKTDGSPYTVFTPYSKKWKETFNSTIFKSYPSEKLLDKIATFSISNFAIDQLPFSPQQVAINETVDLSIVKKYNETRDYPGIQGTTDIATALRFGTVSIRACVEIAHQHNETWLNELIWREFYLQILFHFPQVVTQCFKPKYENINWRNNETEFQLWCEGKTGYAIVDAGMRELNQTGKMHNRVRMVVASFLCKHLLIDWRWGEAYFAQKLLDYDLAANNGNWQWAAGCGCDAAPYFRIFNPYEQTKKFDPKLTYIKKWVPEYDEFYELLPIVDHKFARERTLTTYKKALDNV, encoded by the coding sequence ATGGAACCAAATACTGAAATTTGCCTTTTCTGGTTTAGACGCGATTTAAGAGCTTTTGATAATCATGGTTTTTATAAAGCTTTAGCAAATAATCCAACCGTAGTTCCAATTTTTATTTTTGATCCTGAAATACTAAAACGTTTTGATTGCGAAACAGATAAACGTTTGGCTTATATTATTGAAAAAGTAAAGCAATTAAAAAAATCAATTAATCTTCAGGTATTTTTCGACCAGCCGATTACTGTTTTTAATCAATTAGTACAAAAGCATACTATTACCGCTGTTTATACCAATCAAGATTACGAACCACAGGCAATAGCTCGTGACGCACAGGTTAAAACCTTTTTAGCAACACATAACATTGCTTTTCATAGCTTTAAAGATCAGGTTATTTTTCATGAAAACGATATTTTAAAAACAGATGGTTCGCCTTATACCGTTTTTACGCCTTATTCTAAAAAATGGAAAGAAACGTTTAACTCAACCATTTTTAAAAGCTATCCTAGCGAAAAGCTGTTAGATAAAATCGCAACTTTTTCAATTTCTAATTTTGCAATTGATCAACTACCTTTTTCACCGCAGCAGGTTGCCATAAACGAAACCGTTGATTTATCAATTGTGAAAAAATATAATGAAACTCGAGATTATCCTGGAATACAAGGTACAACCGACATTGCTACTGCCTTACGTTTTGGAACCGTTTCTATTCGAGCTTGTGTAGAAATAGCACATCAGCATAATGAAACTTGGTTAAACGAGCTTATTTGGCGTGAATTTTACTTGCAAATTCTTTTTCATTTTCCGCAGGTTGTTACGCAATGTTTTAAACCCAAATACGAAAACATAAATTGGCGAAATAATGAAACCGAATTTCAGCTTTGGTGTGAAGGAAAAACAGGATATGCAATTGTAGATGCAGGCATGCGCGAACTAAATCAAACCGGAAAAATGCACAATCGGGTGCGAATGGTGGTTGCTAGCTTTTTATGTAAACATTTATTAATTGATTGGCGCTGGGGCGAAGCATATTTTGCACAAAAGCTTTTAGATTATGATTTGGCTGCCAATAACGGCAATTGGCAATGGGCAGCAGGTTGCGGCTGTGATGCGGCGCCGTATTTCAGAATTTTTAATCCGTACGAACAAACTAAAAAATTTGATCCAAAACTAACCTACATAAAAAAATGGGTTCCGGAATATGACGAATTTTATGAATTATTACCTATTGTAGATCATAAATTTGCACGCGAAAGAACTTTAACAACCTACAAAAAAGCTTTAGACAACGTTTAG
- a CDS encoding M13 family metallopeptidase, with amino-acid sequence MNKIYFPTFVFLLFLNISCTKTHSESVNLIDTTNMDLTVKPGNNFYQYVNGGWMNKINDPEAAISDLDAFSLVSKKTDSILTEYVAELIETNNYTADSDIGKGINLYKTYIDSTKRNAQGIQPLLPELQAIDQINNLNDLNQFLSENALLGGYGLYELRVGSDLKDSNKNSIFLTASGLEFPNTSYYTDKDEKTQQLKAAYKKHIAIMLQFASISVKDAEQAAENIFAIENQLAQASLTQNQMRNANLTYNPTTLAELQQLNAEINWKTIFEAAGLKNAKTLNVKQPNYIKALANVLQSQNIDEIKNYLKWKLLASKSEYLSEEIALTHQNFYNQYVFNRQPYQTIYDEEAVEVINEHLPQALGKIYVEQYFSEDAKEKVEEMITNIIEAYRIRINQLDWMDAKTKKGAIDKLDKLIIKVGYPDEWEDYSALTLFSPENGTYYENQQQLTRWQNRNNFAQYKKTVNKANWDSEDAPQEIDAYYSPSNNEILFTAAFLQPPYFDVLADDAVNYGAIGTVIGHEISHAFDDQGSQYDANGNLTNWWTDKDAAHFKTLGKKLSAYFSNLQHRPGMHLNGENTLGENIGDFGGVQAAYDALQLQQKKQKQGMIDGFTPEQRFFISYTNVWRTNATDDDVAYQIKTDYHAPDYYRSFVPLQHTDAWYKAFTISPSDSLYIGPENRIKTW; translated from the coding sequence ATGAACAAAATCTATTTTCCCACGTTTGTATTTCTTTTATTTTTAAACATTTCGTGTACCAAAACACATTCAGAATCAGTAAACCTAATTGATACAACCAATATGGATCTTACTGTAAAACCCGGAAATAATTTTTATCAATATGTAAACGGCGGATGGATGAACAAAATAAACGATCCGGAAGCTGCAATTTCAGATTTAGATGCATTTAGTTTGGTTAGCAAAAAAACCGATTCAATATTAACAGAATATGTTGCAGAACTTATAGAAACAAATAATTATACTGCAGATTCTGACATTGGTAAAGGCATTAACTTGTACAAAACGTATATAGATTCTACAAAACGTAACGCACAAGGCATTCAGCCTTTATTACCAGAATTACAAGCTATTGACCAAATTAATAACTTAAACGATTTAAATCAGTTTTTATCCGAAAATGCTTTGCTTGGTGGTTATGGATTATATGAATTAAGGGTTGGTTCTGATTTAAAAGATTCAAATAAAAACTCCATTTTTTTAACCGCAAGCGGATTAGAATTTCCAAACACCTCCTATTACACAGATAAAGACGAAAAAACACAACAACTTAAAGCTGCTTATAAAAAACACATAGCAATCATGTTGCAGTTTGCATCAATTTCTGTTAAAGATGCAGAACAAGCCGCAGAAAATATTTTTGCAATAGAAAATCAGTTGGCTCAAGCATCTTTAACCCAAAACCAAATGCGCAATGCCAATTTAACCTACAACCCAACTACCTTGGCTGAGTTACAACAACTAAATGCTGAAATAAATTGGAAGACCATTTTTGAAGCTGCCGGACTTAAAAATGCAAAAACCTTAAATGTAAAACAACCCAATTATATAAAAGCTTTGGCAAATGTGTTACAATCACAAAATATTGATGAAATAAAAAATTATTTAAAATGGAAATTGCTAGCTAGTAAATCTGAATATTTATCAGAAGAAATTGCTTTAACACATCAAAACTTTTACAATCAATATGTTTTTAATCGCCAACCGTATCAAACAATTTATGATGAAGAAGCGGTCGAGGTAATAAACGAGCATCTTCCACAAGCTTTAGGTAAAATTTATGTAGAGCAGTATTTTTCGGAAGATGCGAAAGAAAAAGTAGAGGAAATGATTACTAATATTATTGAGGCATATCGAATCCGAATTAATCAATTAGATTGGATGGATGCCAAAACCAAAAAAGGCGCTATTGATAAGTTAGATAAACTAATTATTAAGGTTGGATATCCTGACGAATGGGAAGATTATTCAGCTTTAACCCTTTTCAGTCCAGAAAACGGAACATATTACGAAAACCAACAACAATTAACCCGTTGGCAAAACCGCAACAATTTTGCACAATATAAAAAAACTGTTAATAAAGCCAATTGGGATAGCGAAGATGCGCCGCAAGAAATTGATGCATATTACAGCCCTAGCAACAATGAAATATTATTTACGGCTGCCTTTTTACAACCACCGTATTTTGATGTTTTAGCAGATGATGCCGTAAATTACGGAGCCATAGGTACGGTTATTGGGCACGAAATTTCTCATGCGTTTGACGATCAAGGTTCACAATACGATGCCAACGGTAATTTAACCAATTGGTGGACCGATAAAGATGCTGCGCATTTTAAAACCTTGGGTAAAAAACTAAGTGCCTATTTCTCTAATTTACAACATAGACCGGGCATGCATTTAAATGGAGAAAATACATTAGGAGAAAACATCGGAGATTTTGGTGGCGTACAAGCAGCTTACGATGCATTACAACTGCAACAAAAAAAACAAAAACAAGGCATGATTGATGGTTTTACGCCCGAACAACGTTTTTTTATTTCTTACACAAACGTTTGGCGAACAAACGCTACGGACGATGATGTTGCCTATCAAATAAAAACGGATTATCATGCACCCGATTATTACCGCAGCTTTGTTCCGTTACAGCATACCGATGCCTGGTACAAAGCCTTTACCATTTCACCATCAGATTCTTTATATATCGGACCAGAAAACCGAATAAAAACATGGTAA